Proteins encoded together in one Synechococcus sp. A15-62 window:
- a CDS encoding iron uptake porin, which translates to MKLFQQLLVAPAALGLLASGANAAELNINGVSDYAASADQVTSVTQFSDVYPTDWAYQALANLVETYGCVAGYPNGTFRGNRAMTRYEAAALLNACLDRITEVTDELRRLLKEFETELAILKGRVDGLEARVGELEATQFSTTTKLKGYTAWVMGAQDGIEGSEALTLNYDLRLKLATSFTGKDELTTVLRSGNFDNSIFGTGLTFVETAMSSGDTVKIGRLFYTFPVGDSLSVTAGPIVRTDDASMYAGYATFYPSDLLLDFFTYGGAPTTNNLAYTGSGLGAVYTFGDSGFKLSGNYVAVDGNDSSVGIGTDAGTTTSSWQLFYEGEVFEGSFLAQLGYSYEQNAGLAIGTAATTADRHGYSVAAAWAPGEAGIIPSISTGYSFADVEDESEDINSWYVGLEWSDVFMEGNSLGAAIGEAPSWDDAEGNLMWEAFYSFAVSDNITITPAIFGIYDEDSVDDEVFGGIVKTTFTF; encoded by the coding sequence ATGAAGCTTTTCCAGCAACTGCTGGTGGCTCCTGCCGCCCTTGGCCTTCTGGCCTCCGGCGCCAATGCCGCCGAGCTGAACATCAACGGCGTTTCTGATTACGCGGCTTCCGCTGATCAGGTCACCAGCGTCACCCAGTTCTCTGACGTCTACCCCACCGACTGGGCTTATCAGGCTCTGGCCAACCTGGTGGAAACCTATGGCTGCGTCGCCGGTTACCCCAACGGCACCTTCCGTGGCAACCGGGCCATGACCCGCTATGAAGCGGCTGCCCTGCTCAACGCTTGCCTCGACCGGATCACTGAAGTGACCGACGAGCTGCGTCGCCTGCTCAAGGAATTCGAAACCGAGCTGGCCATCCTCAAGGGTCGCGTTGATGGCCTCGAGGCCCGCGTGGGCGAACTGGAAGCAACCCAGTTCTCCACCACCACCAAGCTCAAGGGTTACACCGCTTGGGTGATGGGTGCTCAAGATGGAATCGAAGGCTCTGAGGCCCTAACCCTCAACTACGACTTGCGTCTGAAGTTGGCTACCTCTTTCACCGGAAAGGATGAGCTGACTACTGTTCTGCGTTCCGGTAATTTCGACAACTCGATCTTCGGCACAGGCCTGACCTTCGTTGAAACCGCTATGAGCAGCGGTGACACGGTGAAGATTGGACGTTTGTTCTACACCTTCCCTGTCGGCGACTCCCTGAGTGTCACGGCTGGTCCCATCGTCCGTACTGACGATGCGTCTATGTATGCAGGGTATGCAACGTTCTACCCCTCTGACCTCCTGCTCGACTTCTTTACCTACGGTGGTGCACCTACAACCAATAACCTGGCCTACACAGGTTCCGGTCTTGGTGCTGTCTACACCTTTGGTGATAGCGGCTTCAAACTGAGTGGTAACTACGTTGCTGTTGACGGCAACGATTCTTCTGTTGGTATTGGTACCGACGCAGGAACTACCACCTCCTCTTGGCAGCTTTTCTACGAAGGCGAAGTCTTCGAAGGCAGCTTCCTGGCTCAGTTGGGTTATTCCTACGAGCAAAATGCAGGTCTGGCCATCGGAACAGCTGCCACAACAGCTGATCGCCACGGCTACAGCGTCGCTGCTGCTTGGGCACCTGGTGAAGCTGGCATCATCCCTTCCATCAGCACTGGTTACTCATTTGCTGACGTCGAGGACGAGTCCGAAGACATCAATTCTTGGTATGTGGGCCTTGAGTGGAGTGATGTTTTCATGGAAGGCAACTCCCTCGGAGCTGCTATTGGTGAAGCTCCCAGCTGGGATGATGCAGAGGGCAACCTGATGTGGGAAGCCTTCTACAGCTTCGCTGTGTCTGACAACATCACCATCACTCCCGCAATCTTCGGCATCTACGACGAAGATTCCGTTGACGACGAAGTGTTTGGTGGCATTGTTAAGACCACTTTCACCTTCTGA
- a CDS encoding ABC transporter ATP-binding protein, with product MKRLRRRVAASVPAFPLIPDTSTAALRVKAVSHRWPNGQQALNRCNLVIPGPGLWMLVGSNGSGKSTLFRLISGLLEPQSGHIACRCKTALVFQNPDHQLLLPSCGSDLMLGMDPEGPQQHRQSTVRELLGQLGLAQLEKRPIHSLSGGQKQRLAIAGALASDAGLLLLDEPTALLDPSSQTTVLTTVQRLCKDPVNPITALWITHRLGELAFADGAARMQDGRIGPWTRGTELQRRLQGGTFEG from the coding sequence ATGAAAAGGCTGCGGCGGCGGGTGGCAGCAAGCGTCCCGGCTTTTCCTTTGATTCCTGACACCTCGACCGCCGCATTGAGGGTTAAAGCCGTCAGCCATCGCTGGCCCAACGGCCAACAGGCCCTCAACCGCTGCAACCTGGTCATCCCTGGCCCAGGCCTGTGGATGCTGGTGGGCAGCAATGGAAGCGGCAAAAGCACCCTGTTCCGCCTGATTTCCGGCCTTCTGGAACCCCAGAGCGGACACATCGCCTGCCGCTGCAAAACAGCCCTGGTGTTTCAAAACCCAGACCATCAGCTTTTGCTCCCCAGTTGCGGCAGCGATCTGATGCTGGGCATGGACCCTGAGGGGCCGCAACAGCATCGCCAGAGCACCGTGCGCGAGCTACTGGGCCAGCTCGGCCTCGCCCAGCTGGAGAAGAGGCCGATTCACAGCCTCAGCGGCGGCCAGAAACAACGCCTGGCGATTGCCGGAGCCCTGGCGAGTGACGCCGGGCTCTTGCTGCTCGATGAACCGACCGCCCTGCTGGATCCCAGCAGCCAAACAACGGTGCTGACCACCGTGCAACGGCTTTGCAAAGACCCCGTCAACCCGATCACGGCGCTGTGGATTACCCACAGGCTTGGTGAATTGGCCTTCGCTGATGGCGCCGCCCGCATGCAGGACGGTCGGATTGGTCCATGGACCCGGGGAACAGAACTGCAACGGCGCTTGCAGGGCGGCACATTCGAGGGGTAA
- a CDS encoding glycosyltransferase family 39 protein, with protein sequence MRSGSAPEPAPWVAWAGLGLAAAVLALIGLGDLPLRDFDEATVARVALELRHGLGEAPLLPTLWDKPYLNKAPGLHSLIALVTRATTQSDQLPSEWSIRLAPAVLSCLVVPLGGWLQWLLRPGDRSSALATSVILLTLLPVARHGRLAMLDGTQLTAMALLWLALLQLNRSRCSALWGAVAGLMASAMLLLKAPLLVPAAVAAGLALAWGQEWKSWNNRSAAWLGMMLGLAPGVGWHLWHAHIRGSEALWLWGGDGAGRVLLDAGEGSDLGWRVPLIEVLEGGWPWLPLLPFALVWAWRCRQSRWGRWSLASLLTLAGAILPLRTQLPWYSHPLWLPITLLCAPLLAWLVERPLPSKRAPESPNPPCRWLLLRLPMFWCGLGLLLLLLGLASFSSIGRSLVPYRGMAVVLGLGWCGGGWWLRSAAPRRRRLGVISLSCGNVAALALLFHSPLWLWELNETWPVQPVAALAKVNPGSEIKLKGYDERPSLNWYAEQRVERFKGGPGRRLSDKPQKDCITEGQAGRWTLADCR encoded by the coding sequence ATGCGCTCCGGCTCAGCTCCTGAACCAGCCCCCTGGGTCGCATGGGCAGGGCTGGGCTTGGCCGCTGCTGTGCTGGCCCTGATCGGCCTCGGGGATCTCCCCCTGCGGGACTTCGATGAAGCCACCGTGGCCCGGGTGGCCCTCGAACTGCGCCATGGGCTCGGGGAAGCCCCATTGCTGCCCACCCTCTGGGACAAGCCCTACCTCAACAAGGCGCCTGGTCTGCACAGCCTGATCGCCCTCGTGACCAGAGCAACAACGCAGTCCGATCAGCTCCCCTCGGAGTGGAGCATCCGCCTTGCACCGGCCGTGCTGTCATGCCTGGTGGTGCCGCTTGGTGGCTGGCTCCAATGGCTGCTGCGGCCTGGGGATCGCTCCAGTGCCCTCGCCACCAGCGTGATCCTGCTGACGCTGTTGCCGGTGGCCCGGCACGGACGCCTGGCCATGTTGGATGGCACCCAGCTGACGGCCATGGCTCTGCTTTGGCTGGCCCTGCTGCAGCTCAACCGCAGCCGCTGCAGCGCACTCTGGGGAGCCGTCGCCGGCCTGATGGCCAGCGCCATGCTGCTGCTCAAAGCCCCGCTGCTGGTGCCCGCGGCGGTGGCCGCCGGTTTGGCGCTGGCCTGGGGCCAGGAATGGAAAAGTTGGAACAACCGCTCTGCAGCCTGGCTCGGAATGATGCTGGGCCTGGCACCCGGAGTTGGCTGGCATCTCTGGCATGCACACATCCGGGGGAGCGAAGCACTCTGGCTCTGGGGCGGAGATGGCGCTGGGAGGGTGCTTCTGGATGCTGGAGAAGGCAGTGATCTGGGCTGGCGGGTCCCGCTGATCGAAGTGCTGGAGGGGGGCTGGCCCTGGCTGCCGCTGCTGCCCTTCGCCCTGGTCTGGGCCTGGCGGTGCCGTCAAAGTCGCTGGGGCCGCTGGTCCTTGGCCAGCCTGCTCACCCTGGCCGGGGCCATTCTTCCGCTGCGCACCCAGCTCCCCTGGTACAGCCACCCGCTCTGGCTGCCCATCACTCTTCTTTGTGCTCCGCTGCTGGCCTGGCTGGTGGAGCGACCATTGCCATCCAAGCGTGCACCGGAGAGCCCCAATCCCCCCTGCCGCTGGTTGCTTTTGCGGCTTCCGATGTTCTGGTGCGGGCTCGGACTGCTGCTCCTGCTGCTGGGGCTGGCCAGCTTCAGCAGCATCGGCAGAAGCCTTGTGCCCTATCGCGGCATGGCGGTTGTGCTGGGCCTCGGCTGGTGTGGCGGCGGATGGTGGCTGCGCTCTGCAGCACCACGGCGACGACGCCTTGGGGTGATCAGCCTCAGCTGCGGCAATGTGGCAGCGCTGGCCCTGCTGTTTCACTCCCCCCTGTGGCTGTGGGAGCTCAACGAAACCTGGCCCGTGCAACCGGTGGCAGCCCTGGCCAAAGTCAATCCTGGAAGCGAGATCAAGCTGAAGGGTTACGACGAGCGTCCCAGTCTCAACTGGTACGCCGAACAACGCGTTGAGCGTTTCAAAGGTGGCCCAGGCCGCCGTCTCAGCGACAAGCCGCAGAAGGACTGCATCACCGAAGGCCAAGCGGGGCGATGGACCCTGGCCGACTGTCGGTAG
- a CDS encoding DUF2079 domain-containing protein, with translation MTSSPSADSRPSQPRSFPPQLLALCAWLGLLLWGVAATRHGLLQSNAYDLGLFDQWAWLIGSGAAPISSMEQVHVLADHGAWMLYLAGAAYRILPSIHWLLASQALALSCTALPIWWLAEQAGLTRRRCWLVCALWWLQPVVFNAALFDFHPETWVMPAFALALWAEREGRPRLWFGLLLLMLGCRDGLVLATAGMAIDLACRRRWRWSLAAGGLSIGWLLLLSRWLYPLLRDGEGPKAAARMFSHLNGGPISVLSGLDWSGGAEYLLLLCLPCIALWRRASLSTLLIGLPLVLVNLLSASASYRTLVHHYSLPLAVVAVVACIDGLRWQPQPQRGFPWMLCWAMACWLALAKPWFFSGPYLARIPQLKAVEEAQALIQPQDAVLTTSYLVPQLSQRTTVGFPKNKQSTLVDTGSWNVLLLNPPDPGWGSSRKVQERLLTQARDRNWSCRSWPTGLELCRAPAAAIQQPRPGNAASGNRPLP, from the coding sequence ATGACCTCCAGCCCGAGCGCTGACTCCAGGCCATCGCAGCCGCGGAGCTTTCCCCCGCAGCTGCTGGCGCTGTGCGCATGGCTGGGCCTGCTGCTCTGGGGCGTTGCGGCGACACGCCATGGCCTGCTCCAGAGCAATGCCTACGACCTGGGACTGTTCGATCAATGGGCCTGGCTGATCGGTTCGGGAGCGGCACCGATCTCCTCAATGGAACAGGTGCATGTGCTGGCCGACCATGGGGCCTGGATGCTTTATCTGGCCGGTGCGGCCTATCGGATCCTGCCCAGCATCCATTGGCTCCTGGCCAGTCAGGCCCTGGCCCTGAGTTGCACCGCACTGCCGATCTGGTGGCTGGCGGAGCAGGCGGGACTGACCCGACGACGCTGCTGGCTGGTCTGCGCGCTGTGGTGGCTGCAGCCAGTGGTGTTCAACGCCGCACTGTTTGATTTCCACCCTGAAACCTGGGTAATGCCGGCCTTCGCCCTGGCACTCTGGGCCGAGCGCGAAGGCCGCCCCCGGCTCTGGTTTGGCTTGCTGCTGCTGATGCTGGGCTGCCGCGACGGCCTGGTGCTGGCTACAGCAGGCATGGCCATCGATCTTGCGTGCCGGCGACGTTGGCGGTGGAGCCTGGCGGCGGGAGGCCTCAGCATCGGCTGGCTGCTCCTGCTCAGCCGTTGGCTGTACCCGCTGCTCCGGGATGGCGAAGGCCCCAAGGCTGCAGCGCGGATGTTCAGCCACTTAAACGGCGGGCCGATCAGCGTTCTCAGTGGCCTGGATTGGAGCGGCGGTGCTGAGTATCTGCTTCTGCTTTGTCTGCCCTGCATCGCCCTTTGGCGGCGGGCTTCCCTCAGCACGTTGCTGATCGGACTGCCGTTGGTGCTGGTGAATCTGCTCTCGGCATCCGCCAGCTACCGCACCCTGGTGCATCACTACAGCCTGCCTCTAGCGGTGGTGGCCGTTGTGGCCTGCATCGATGGCCTGCGGTGGCAGCCCCAACCCCAGCGGGGCTTTCCCTGGATGCTGTGCTGGGCCATGGCCTGTTGGCTGGCGCTGGCCAAGCCCTGGTTCTTTTCCGGGCCCTACCTGGCTCGAATACCCCAACTCAAAGCCGTCGAGGAGGCCCAGGCTCTGATCCAACCGCAGGATGCCGTGCTCACCACCAGCTATCTGGTGCCGCAACTGAGCCAGCGAACCACCGTTGGTTTCCCCAAGAACAAGCAGAGCACGCTCGTCGATACTGGCTCCTGGAACGTGCTGCTGCTCAATCCCCCGGACCCCGGCTGGGGATCAAGCCGCAAGGTGCAGGAACGGTTGCTCACTCAAGCCAGGGACAGGAATTGGAGCTGCCGGAGCTGGCCAACGGGCCTGGAACTGTGTCGGGCGCCTGCCGCTGCAATACAACAGCCCCGCCCTGGCAATGCAGCAAGCGGTAATCGCCCGCTGCCGTGA
- a CDS encoding glycosyltransferase family 39 protein, with protein sequence MRPHPALSGTAPRRAWLPIALGSLLRLVQIWMPVLGVHSWRQADTAAMARHFSLAGTPIWLPQVDWGGASAGFVESEFPLYPFLVSRLYGLVGLHEWLGRGLSVFCSALTIWLVMRLGRRWFNPEAGWWAGLAFAIAPLGVYFGRAFQAEALLLLCAAGALESLSLWRERRLPWALALSWVCFTSAGLIKVIPLLWLGLPLLMVQLSSNPQGQAPPQQTLPSRVLRLLGRPGFWLYSGTSLMAIAGWYWHAHQLGQASGLSFGFWGSGADRSSISLLLDLNGWINLLLRVSLRLLALVGLPFLLIGLRACWSSGSGQIAISGLVGVLLCTIATMRSSTIHEYYQLPLLLFSSPLIGLGWQTWRQRRPRWQPRLLIGLALVVSLTVLSLDYWAVEHRQREAWMPLALTIRRDLPSDARIVSVTSTDPTLLNLARRQGWLISSKQLTPERLQRWKRAGASHLAGSFLWDKTYRPMPKRRQQRLREMVEESPRAWVDAGSQTYLIPIDDLQPER encoded by the coding sequence ATGCGGCCTCATCCCGCTTTGTCTGGAACAGCCCCTAGGCGGGCCTGGCTGCCCATCGCCCTGGGAAGCCTGCTGCGGCTGGTGCAGATCTGGATGCCGGTGTTGGGTGTTCACAGCTGGCGGCAGGCCGATACCGCTGCCATGGCCAGGCATTTCAGCCTGGCGGGCACACCGATCTGGCTGCCGCAGGTCGACTGGGGGGGTGCGAGTGCCGGTTTTGTGGAATCGGAATTTCCCCTCTACCCCTTTCTGGTGAGCCGCCTCTACGGCCTGGTCGGCCTGCACGAGTGGCTTGGCCGCGGTTTATCGGTGTTCTGCAGCGCCTTGACCATCTGGCTGGTGATGCGTCTGGGCCGGCGTTGGTTCAATCCCGAAGCCGGTTGGTGGGCGGGCCTGGCCTTTGCCATCGCACCGTTGGGGGTGTATTTCGGGCGCGCCTTTCAGGCCGAAGCCCTGTTGCTGCTTTGTGCCGCAGGGGCCCTGGAGAGCCTGAGCCTCTGGCGTGAGCGACGCTTGCCCTGGGCCCTGGCCCTGAGCTGGGTGTGCTTCACCAGTGCTGGCCTGATCAAGGTGATTCCACTGCTCTGGTTGGGGCTGCCCCTGCTGATGGTGCAGCTCAGCTCCAACCCTCAAGGCCAGGCCCCACCCCAGCAGACCCTGCCGAGCCGCGTGCTTCGTCTGCTGGGGCGACCGGGCTTCTGGCTTTACAGCGGCACCAGCCTGATGGCGATCGCCGGCTGGTACTGGCATGCCCATCAACTGGGACAGGCCAGTGGGCTGAGCTTCGGGTTCTGGGGATCGGGCGCCGATCGCAGCAGCATCAGTCTCCTGCTGGACCTCAACGGCTGGATCAACCTGCTGCTGCGGGTGAGTCTGCGGCTCCTGGCCCTGGTGGGACTGCCGTTCCTGCTGATCGGCCTCAGGGCGTGCTGGAGCAGCGGCAGCGGGCAGATTGCGATCAGCGGCTTGGTGGGGGTGCTGCTCTGCACGATCGCCACCATGCGCTCGAGCACGATTCACGAGTACTACCAGCTGCCGCTGCTTCTGTTCAGTTCCCCCTTGATCGGCTTGGGCTGGCAGACCTGGCGCCAGCGGCGGCCCCGCTGGCAGCCTCGGCTGTTGATCGGCCTTGCCCTGGTTGTGAGCCTCACGGTGCTCTCCCTGGATTACTGGGCGGTGGAGCATCGCCAGCGAGAGGCATGGATGCCATTGGCCCTCACCATCCGCAGGGATCTGCCCAGCGATGCTCGGATTGTGAGTGTCACCAGCACCGACCCAACCCTGCTCAACCTGGCCCGCCGTCAGGGCTGGCTGATCTCCAGCAAACAACTGACGCCGGAGCGACTGCAGCGCTGGAAACGGGCTGGAGCCAGCCATCTGGCCGGCAGCTTCCTATGGGACAAGACCTACCGGCCAATGCCGAAGCGGCGGCAACAGCGTCTGCGGGAGATGGTGGAGGAAAGCCCCCGCGCCTGGGTAGACGCTGGCAGCCAGACCTATCTGATTCCGATCGATGACCTCCAGCCCGAGCGCTGA
- the psbD gene encoding photosystem II D2 protein (photosystem q(a) protein), translating to MTIAVGRAPQRGWFDVLDDWLKRDRFVFVGWSGILLLPTAYLAIGGWLTGTTFVTSWYTHGIASSYLEGCNFLTAAVSTPADAMGHSLLLLWGPEAQGDFVRWCQLGGLWAFVALHGAFALIGFMLRQFEIARLVGIRPYNAIAFSGPIAVFVSVFLMYPLGQSSWFFAPSFGVAAIFRFLLFLQGFHNWTLNPFHMMGVAGILGGALLCAIHGATVENTLFEDGEQANTFKAFEPTQEEETYSMVTANRFWSQIFGIAFSNKRWLHFFMLFVPVMGLWTSSIGIIGLALNLRAYDFVSQEIRAAEDPEFETFYTKNILLNEGLRAWMAPADQPHENFVFPEEVLPRGNAL from the coding sequence ATGACGATCGCTGTAGGACGCGCGCCACAGCGGGGATGGTTTGACGTCCTCGATGACTGGCTCAAGCGCGACCGCTTCGTTTTTGTCGGCTGGTCCGGCATTCTTCTCCTTCCAACGGCCTACCTGGCCATAGGTGGCTGGCTGACAGGCACCACCTTTGTCACCTCCTGGTACACCCACGGCATTGCCTCCTCGTACCTGGAAGGTTGCAACTTCCTTACCGCTGCTGTGTCCACCCCCGCTGATGCGATGGGTCACAGCCTGCTGCTGCTCTGGGGCCCTGAGGCCCAGGGCGACTTCGTTCGCTGGTGTCAGCTCGGCGGCCTCTGGGCCTTCGTGGCCCTGCACGGCGCCTTCGCACTGATTGGCTTCATGCTCCGTCAGTTCGAGATCGCTCGTCTGGTCGGCATCCGCCCCTACAACGCCATCGCCTTCTCCGGTCCGATCGCGGTGTTCGTCAGCGTCTTCCTGATGTACCCCCTCGGCCAGAGCAGCTGGTTCTTCGCGCCCTCCTTCGGTGTGGCTGCGATCTTCCGCTTCCTTCTCTTCCTCCAGGGCTTCCACAACTGGACCCTGAACCCCTTCCACATGATGGGCGTCGCCGGCATCCTCGGCGGTGCACTGCTCTGCGCCATTCACGGCGCCACTGTGGAAAACACCCTGTTTGAGGACGGTGAGCAGGCCAACACCTTCAAGGCGTTCGAGCCCACTCAGGAAGAAGAGACCTATTCCATGGTCACCGCCAACCGCTTCTGGAGCCAGATCTTCGGTATCGCCTTCTCCAACAAGCGCTGGCTGCACTTCTTCATGCTGTTCGTGCCTGTGATGGGCCTGTGGACCAGCTCCATCGGCATCATCGGTCTGGCCCTCAACCTGCGCGCCTATGACTTCGTGTCCCAGGAAATCCGCGCTGCAGAAGATCCCGAATTCGAGACCTTCTACACCAAGAACATCCTTCTGAATGAAGGTCTGCGTGCCTGGATGGCACCGGCTGACCAGCCGCACGAAAACTTCGTCTTCCCTGAAGAGGTTCTGCCCCGCGGTAACGCCCTCTGA
- a CDS encoding response regulator transcription factor, which produces MKPCILLIEDDQDMRDLVSGHLEHSGFDVQRADDGIKGQALALQYTPDLILLDLMLPKVDGLTLCQRLRRDDRTAGIPILMLTALGGTKDKVSGFNSGADDYLTKPFDLEELQARVKALLRRSDRAPVGSTNHNEILSYGPLTLVPERFEAIWFDQPVRLTHLEFELLHCLLQRHGQTVAPSLILKEVWGYEPDDDIETIRVHVRHLRTKLEPDPRKPRFIKTVYGAGYCLELPTNAQMDGLEDVVAMAREERKQQGDRASA; this is translated from the coding sequence ATGAAGCCCTGCATCCTGCTAATCGAAGATGACCAGGACATGCGCGACCTGGTCAGCGGCCATCTGGAGCACAGCGGCTTCGATGTGCAGCGCGCCGACGATGGCATCAAGGGTCAGGCTCTTGCTCTCCAGTACACCCCTGATCTGATCCTGCTGGATCTGATGCTGCCCAAGGTGGACGGCCTCACCCTGTGTCAGCGCCTGCGGCGCGACGATCGCACCGCTGGGATTCCGATCCTGATGCTCACGGCTCTTGGCGGCACCAAGGACAAGGTGAGCGGTTTCAACTCAGGAGCCGACGATTACCTGACCAAACCCTTCGACCTGGAAGAGCTTCAGGCGAGGGTCAAAGCTCTGCTTCGTCGCAGTGACCGGGCGCCCGTTGGATCCACCAACCACAACGAAATCCTCAGCTACGGGCCACTCACCCTGGTGCCCGAGCGCTTTGAAGCCATCTGGTTCGATCAACCTGTACGGCTCACCCACCTGGAGTTCGAGCTGCTCCATTGCCTGCTTCAGCGTCACGGTCAGACCGTTGCCCCCTCGTTGATCCTCAAAGAGGTGTGGGGCTACGAGCCCGATGACGACATCGAGACCATTCGTGTGCACGTGAGGCACCTGCGCACCAAGCTGGAGCCCGATCCCCGCAAGCCGCGCTTCATCAAGACGGTGTATGGAGCGGGCTACTGCTTGGAACTTCCGACCAATGCCCAGATGGACGGCCTGGAGGACGTGGTGGCCATGGCCCGCGAAGAGCGCAAGCAGCAGGGCGATCGAGCCTCGGCTTGA
- a CDS encoding glycosyltransferase family 2 protein, whose product MSSTAEREGPTSHSGLSIVLPTFNEGGSIRQVIESLLHLGTDHPLEILIVDDDSRDGTPDLVRALARQDPRIRIIQRVGRSGLASAIKEGLIAALYPIAVVMDSDGQHEPASVGEAVQLLDQKGLDLVAGSRFLDHSEIRGLSDRRTDGSTLANRLARWSLPRSYRHLSDCMSGFIVLRLDRCLPLVRQVDVNGFKFFYELLAISRGRLQVGEIPLRFQPRLHGSSKLDLAVLWDFVVSLIHTATLRLLPRRAISFGLVGASGVVVQLLSTALLMGLFNLAFQQALPVAVITAASSNYLVNNALTFRDRRQSGRQLIQGLLKFLLVASLPALANVGLATSFYTLIQAHALWAQLAGIVVVYVWNYAASSRFVWNSP is encoded by the coding sequence GTGTCGTCCACCGCGGAACGTGAAGGACCGACAAGCCACAGCGGCCTGTCCATCGTGCTGCCCACATTCAATGAAGGTGGTTCCATCCGCCAGGTGATCGAATCCCTGCTGCACCTGGGGACGGATCATCCGCTCGAAATCCTGATCGTCGATGACGATTCCCGCGATGGCACCCCCGATCTGGTTCGCGCCCTGGCCCGCCAGGACCCCAGGATCCGGATCATCCAACGCGTGGGACGCTCCGGACTGGCCAGCGCCATCAAAGAAGGCCTGATCGCAGCCCTCTATCCCATCGCCGTGGTGATGGACAGCGACGGTCAGCACGAACCGGCCTCCGTTGGCGAGGCCGTGCAGCTCCTGGATCAAAAAGGACTAGACCTTGTGGCCGGGAGCCGCTTCCTCGATCACTCCGAAATCCGAGGCCTCAGCGATCGACGCACCGACGGTTCCACCCTCGCCAACCGTCTGGCCCGTTGGAGCCTGCCCAGGTCCTACCGGCACCTGAGCGATTGCATGAGCGGCTTCATCGTGCTGCGCCTCGACCGCTGCCTGCCGCTGGTGCGTCAGGTGGACGTGAACGGTTTCAAGTTTTTCTACGAACTCCTTGCCATAAGCCGCGGCCGCTTGCAGGTGGGAGAAATTCCGCTGCGCTTTCAGCCGCGGCTGCATGGCAGCTCCAAGCTCGATCTCGCCGTCCTCTGGGACTTCGTCGTCTCCCTGATTCACACCGCAACCCTGCGGCTGCTGCCGCGCAGGGCCATCAGCTTCGGGCTTGTGGGCGCCTCCGGCGTGGTGGTGCAGTTGCTGTCCACAGCACTGCTGATGGGACTGTTCAACCTGGCGTTTCAACAGGCGCTTCCGGTGGCGGTGATCACCGCCGCAAGCTCGAACTATCTGGTGAACAACGCTCTCACCTTCCGCGACCGACGCCAGAGCGGACGGCAATTGATCCAGGGGTTGCTGAAATTCCTGCTGGTGGCCTCCCTGCCGGCACTTGCCAACGTTGGCCTGGCCACCAGCTTCTACACCCTCATCCAGGCCCATGCGCTCTGGGCCCAACTGGCGGGCATTGTTGTCGTCTACGTCTGGAACTATGCGGCCTCATCCCGCTTTGTCTGGAACAGCCCCTAG
- a CDS encoding pectate lyase: MAVIYTRGRALKTAIASLFLVVAAASLLTVAVQLVMSASGGSNPDLGWGVVAGVSTGLAAWATRSQGLLRLLSVADPWAHQGRTRAVWGLLLFVLLLVVGLKTGSPDRDVYKNLVFGEGGLVEWSQVLVLVLATRAAWLIGSDLNARLQERRPGRLFQFGAACLALVLMEELAWGQVIFSWRTPPLLNEINAQNETTLHNIGWFQDRLDLGTFLATLGVLAVVVLAPRWMQALTKHCSESMAALTRALTPAVYSWPLFLAVSALAFCIATRTFSELILNRDQEWGELVLYASIYLLLLRTRVLLGPVQDAP, translated from the coding sequence GTGGCTGTGATCTACACACGGGGTCGCGCCCTCAAAACAGCCATCGCTTCATTGTTCCTGGTGGTGGCGGCTGCATCGCTGTTGACGGTGGCCGTGCAGCTGGTGATGTCTGCCTCTGGCGGTTCCAACCCTGATCTTGGTTGGGGTGTTGTGGCGGGGGTGAGCACGGGACTGGCGGCCTGGGCGACCCGTTCCCAGGGGCTGTTGCGTTTGCTGTCGGTTGCCGATCCATGGGCCCATCAGGGCCGTACCCGTGCGGTGTGGGGTCTGCTGTTGTTTGTTCTTCTGCTGGTTGTGGGCTTGAAGACCGGCTCGCCGGACCGCGACGTCTACAAAAATCTGGTGTTTGGCGAGGGTGGCCTTGTGGAGTGGAGCCAAGTGCTAGTGCTGGTGCTCGCCACTCGGGCGGCCTGGTTGATTGGCTCCGACTTAAATGCCCGTTTGCAGGAACGCCGTCCCGGGCGGCTGTTCCAGTTCGGCGCAGCATGTCTTGCCCTGGTCTTGATGGAGGAGCTCGCCTGGGGGCAGGTGATCTTCAGTTGGCGGACCCCGCCCTTGTTGAACGAGATCAACGCGCAGAACGAGACGACCCTGCACAACATCGGTTGGTTTCAGGATCGATTGGATCTGGGCACCTTCCTAGCGACCCTTGGGGTTTTGGCTGTTGTGGTTCTGGCGCCGCGCTGGATGCAAGCGCTCACAAAACACTGTTCTGAATCGATGGCGGCCTTGACCCGGGCCCTCACTCCCGCTGTCTACAGCTGGCCGCTGTTTCTGGCGGTTTCTGCACTGGCGTTCTGTATTGCGACGCGCACCTTCTCCGAGCTGATCCTCAATCGGGATCAGGAGTGGGGTGAGCTGGTGCTGTATGCCTCGATTTATCTGTTGTTGTTGCGCACGCGCGTGCTGCTTGGCCCCGTGCAGGACGCTCCGTAA